In the Kribbella sp. NBC_00482 genome, one interval contains:
- a CDS encoding cysteine desulfurase-like protein — MSAFDVVAVRKQFPALDEGAAHFDGPGGSQTPQVVADAVARTMTSALANRGQLTAAERRADEIVVGARQAMADLLGTTAQGIVFGRSMTQLTYDFSRTLAKTWSAGDEVIVSRLDHDANVRPWVQAAEAAGATVKWLGFDPETSELDDIAPLLTDRTRLVAVTAASNLLGTRPATQKIADQVHEAGALIYVDGVHLTAHAPIDARYADFYACSPYKFFGPHLGALTAAPELLETLKPDKLLPSTDVVPERFEFGTLPYELLAGTTAAVDFIADLAGTGRTRRERLISSLESVEAHEDALRDDLEARLKAIPGVTLYGHAAHRTPTLLFTLDGHTPAAVSEHLAKAGVNAPAGSFYAYEPARHLGLGPAGAIRAGLAPYTDQPDVDRLVAAVSALTGPRSTN; from the coding sequence ATGAGTGCCTTTGACGTCGTTGCCGTCCGGAAGCAGTTCCCCGCGCTCGACGAGGGGGCCGCGCACTTCGACGGACCCGGTGGTTCGCAGACGCCGCAGGTCGTCGCCGACGCGGTGGCGCGGACCATGACGTCGGCGCTCGCGAACCGCGGTCAACTGACCGCCGCCGAGCGCCGCGCCGACGAGATCGTTGTCGGCGCCCGCCAGGCGATGGCCGATCTGCTCGGCACCACCGCTCAGGGGATCGTGTTCGGCCGCAGCATGACGCAGCTCACGTACGACTTCTCCCGCACCCTCGCCAAGACCTGGTCCGCGGGCGACGAGGTGATCGTCAGTCGCCTCGATCACGACGCGAACGTCCGTCCGTGGGTCCAGGCCGCCGAGGCCGCAGGCGCCACGGTGAAGTGGCTCGGCTTCGACCCGGAGACCTCCGAGCTGGACGACATCGCCCCGCTGCTCACCGACCGCACCCGCCTGGTCGCGGTCACCGCCGCGTCCAACCTCCTGGGCACGCGTCCCGCCACCCAGAAGATCGCCGACCAGGTGCACGAGGCCGGAGCGCTGATCTACGTCGACGGCGTCCACCTCACCGCACACGCGCCGATCGACGCGCGGTACGCCGACTTCTACGCGTGCTCGCCGTACAAGTTCTTCGGACCGCATCTCGGCGCGCTGACCGCGGCGCCCGAGCTGCTCGAGACGCTGAAGCCCGACAAGCTGCTGCCGTCGACAGACGTCGTACCGGAGCGCTTCGAGTTCGGGACGCTGCCGTACGAGCTGCTGGCCGGCACGACCGCCGCCGTCGACTTCATCGCCGATCTCGCGGGCACTGGCCGCACCCGGCGGGAGCGACTGATCAGCTCGCTCGAAAGCGTCGAAGCGCACGAGGACGCGCTCCGTGACGACCTCGAGGCCCGCCTGAAAGCGATCCCCGGCGTCACCCTCTACGGCCATGCCGCACACCGCACGCCGACCCTGCTCTTCACCCTCGACGGTCACACCCCGGCGGCGGTCTCCGAGCACCTCGCGAAGGCGGGCGTGAACGCCCCGGCCGGTTCCTTCTACGCCTACGAGCCCGCCCGCCACCTCGGTCTCGGCCCGGCCGGTGCGATCCGCGCCGGTCTCGCGCCGTACACGGACCAGCCGGACGTGGACCGTCTCGTGGCCGCGGTCTCCGCCTTGACCGGCCCGAGAAGCACTAACTAA
- a CDS encoding DMT family transporter — protein MSTVTTPDSTSSPAPVRAWLPVMLALAAIWGCSFLFISVGVRELPPLYLALGRVIAGSVVLLAILALKREPLPRDPRLWAHSFVVGAIGSAIPWTLFGYGEERIPSLLAGIWNGITPLVVLPIAVLIFRTEKFSAQRGFGLLIGFLGMLVVLGAWQVQAGANLLGQGLCMLAAVSYGLAIPYQKRFLAGTTLSGTALSTSLLLCATVQLAVVAPLVTGHAPPAPWSLSAKTVLSVLALGALGSGLAFVLNMRNIRLIGASRSSMVTYLMPIFSIIVGVLVLNEHIAWYQPVGGLIVLLGVAVSQGLLGNFRRKIPVEAPAT, from the coding sequence GTGAGCACGGTAACGACTCCTGACAGCACCTCCAGCCCCGCCCCGGTCCGGGCCTGGCTCCCCGTCATGCTGGCCCTCGCCGCGATCTGGGGCTGCAGCTTTCTGTTCATCTCGGTCGGCGTCCGCGAGTTGCCGCCGCTCTATCTCGCGCTCGGACGGGTGATCGCGGGGTCCGTCGTACTGCTCGCGATCCTCGCCCTGAAGCGCGAGCCGCTGCCGCGGGACCCGCGCCTGTGGGCGCACTCGTTCGTGGTCGGGGCGATCGGTTCGGCGATCCCGTGGACACTGTTCGGGTACGGCGAGGAGCGGATCCCGTCGCTGCTCGCCGGCATCTGGAACGGGATCACCCCGCTGGTCGTGCTGCCGATCGCGGTGCTGATCTTCCGGACCGAGAAGTTCTCCGCGCAGCGCGGGTTCGGGTTGCTGATCGGGTTCCTCGGGATGCTCGTCGTCCTCGGAGCCTGGCAGGTGCAGGCCGGCGCGAACCTCCTCGGCCAGGGACTGTGCATGCTGGCCGCGGTCTCGTACGGGCTCGCAATCCCTTACCAGAAACGATTCCTGGCCGGGACGACACTGTCCGGAACCGCACTGTCGACCAGCTTGTTGCTGTGCGCAACGGTCCAGCTGGCCGTCGTCGCTCCCCTGGTCACCGGGCATGCTCCGCCGGCGCCATGGTCGCTGTCAGCCAAGACGGTGCTGAGCGTTCTGGCCCTCGGCGCGCTCGGCAGCGGACTCGCCTTCGTGCTCAACATGCGCAACATCCGGCTGATCGGCGCGAGCCGCTCGTCGATGGTCACGTACCTGATGCCGATCTTCTCGATCATCGTCGGCGTACTCGTCCTGAACGAGCACATCGCCTGGTACCAGCCCGTCGGCGGCCTCATCGTCCTGCTCGGCGTAGCCGTCTCCCAGGGCCTCCTCGGGAACTTCCGCCGCAAGATCCCTGTGGAGGCACCCGCCACCTAG
- a CDS encoding DMT family transporter: MTTTATRPAPSTRRHHVVGLTSAFGIGMLVAVQSRLNGELGGILGDGIPAALISFGTGLLILLVATAVVPPVRRGLVKVWRTIRRPMRGYGGLRWWQCLGGLAGAFLVATQSITVSVIGVAVFLVAGVAGQAISSLVVDRLGFGPAGPQPLTAVRIVGALIALVAVGLAVSQQLSHPDGLMLALLPALGGVGTAVQQAINGRVARAASPDAYGAVAAGVVNFLVGFVALLIVFAVDLALRGTPRHLPTEPWLYLGGACGVIFISAAAAVVRVVGVFVLGLGTIAGQLIASLFIDVFLPVADKPITTPVVAGTLLALVAVVVAAVPNLRHA; this comes from the coding sequence CGGCCTTCGGGATCGGGATGCTGGTAGCGGTCCAGTCGCGCCTGAACGGCGAGCTCGGCGGCATCCTCGGCGACGGGATCCCGGCGGCGCTGATCTCGTTCGGCACCGGCCTGCTGATCCTGCTGGTCGCGACCGCAGTGGTGCCTCCGGTGCGGCGCGGGCTGGTGAAGGTCTGGCGCACGATCCGGCGGCCGATGCGCGGGTACGGCGGCTTGCGCTGGTGGCAATGTCTCGGCGGACTCGCGGGCGCGTTTCTCGTCGCTACGCAGTCGATCACCGTCTCCGTGATCGGTGTCGCGGTGTTCCTGGTGGCGGGTGTGGCCGGGCAGGCGATCAGCAGCCTGGTCGTCGACCGTCTCGGATTCGGCCCGGCCGGTCCGCAGCCGCTCACCGCCGTACGCATCGTCGGTGCCCTGATCGCGTTGGTCGCGGTCGGCCTGGCCGTGTCGCAGCAACTGAGTCACCCCGACGGCCTGATGCTCGCGCTCCTGCCGGCGCTCGGCGGCGTCGGCACCGCGGTGCAGCAGGCGATCAACGGGCGGGTGGCCCGGGCTGCGTCCCCCGACGCGTACGGCGCGGTCGCGGCCGGAGTGGTGAACTTCCTGGTCGGATTCGTCGCTCTGCTGATCGTGTTCGCCGTCGATCTCGCGCTCCGTGGTACGCCACGGCACCTGCCGACCGAGCCCTGGCTGTACCTCGGCGGCGCGTGCGGCGTCATCTTCATCAGCGCCGCGGCCGCCGTGGTCCGAGTGGTCGGCGTCTTCGTGCTCGGCCTCGGCACGATCGCAGGCCAACTCATCGCGAGCCTCTTCATCGACGTCTTCCTACCGGTCGCCGACAAGCCGATCACCACCCCGGTCGTCGCCGGAACGCTGCTCGCCCTCGTCGCAGTCGTTGTCGCCGCCGTACCGAACCTCCGCCACGCCTAG